The uncultured Roseibium sp. genome contains a region encoding:
- a CDS encoding patatin-like phospholipase family protein: MARKKHFILSIDGGGIRGLIPLRILESIESRMAHRGAMLPMHACFDLMCGTSTGGLIAAGLSAPKPGGRKGEAVATIADLRTLFEAEARDIFTPSIRYRLARFIANPFTFYDEKLDARPLERLLKERFGWTSIASALTHLVLTAYDIEKRKPVFMSNTPQHNGAAPDDYYIWQAVRAATAVPCFFEPARVENLTSRSEEALIDGGVFLNDPSIAAYIEARKLGWEPEDIVILSLGTGHAPEHAFPYAEASVWGAPGWLSAAKGAPLQAIATHGQSAITSYQAEWLFGEMGKARFIRLDGVLPPDAEDMGNARPGNMITLNGAADRIIRDQTILLDELAEMLIDAKAPPVAEDKEIVNAA; the protein is encoded by the coding sequence TTGGCCCGTAAGAAGCATTTCATACTTTCTATCGACGGCGGCGGCATTCGCGGCCTGATCCCCCTGCGCATCCTGGAATCCATCGAAAGCCGGATGGCGCACAGGGGGGCCATGCTTCCCATGCACGCCTGTTTCGACCTGATGTGCGGCACCTCGACCGGCGGACTGATCGCGGCCGGGCTGTCAGCCCCCAAGCCCGGCGGGAGAAAGGGCGAAGCCGTGGCGACAATCGCCGATCTCCGGACTCTCTTCGAAGCGGAAGCGCGCGACATCTTCACACCCAGCATTCGCTACCGTCTGGCCCGGTTCATCGCCAACCCGTTCACCTTCTATGACGAGAAGCTGGATGCCAGGCCGCTGGAACGGCTGTTAAAGGAACGCTTCGGCTGGACGTCGATCGCAAGCGCCCTGACCCACCTGGTTCTGACGGCCTATGACATCGAAAAACGCAAGCCGGTGTTCATGTCCAACACCCCGCAACACAACGGTGCGGCTCCGGATGATTACTACATCTGGCAAGCGGTGCGCGCCGCCACGGCCGTCCCGTGTTTCTTCGAACCGGCGCGGGTGGAAAACCTCACCAGCAGGAGCGAAGAAGCCCTGATCGACGGCGGCGTTTTCCTGAACGATCCGTCGATTGCCGCCTATATCGAGGCACGCAAGCTCGGCTGGGAGCCGGAGGACATCGTGATCCTTTCGCTGGGCACCGGCCATGCGCCGGAGCACGCCTTCCCTTACGCGGAAGCTTCCGTCTGGGGCGCGCCGGGCTGGCTCTCCGCCGCCAAAGGCGCGCCGCTTCAGGCCATCGCCACCCATGGCCAGTCCGCGATCACCTCGTATCAGGCAGAATGGCTGTTCGGCGAAATGGGCAAGGCGCGCTTCATTCGTCTCGACGGTGTCCTGCCACCCGATGCCGAGGACATGGGCAATGCCCGTCCCGGTAACATGATCACGCTCAATGGCGCGGCCGACCGGATCATTCGCGACCAGACCATCCTGCTGGACGAACTGGCCGAAATGCTGATCGACGCAAAGGCGCCGCCGGTCGCGGAGGATAAAGAAATTGTAAACGCGGCGTGA